One genomic region from Falco rusticolus isolate bFalRus1 chromosome 19, bFalRus1.pri, whole genome shotgun sequence encodes:
- the S100A10 gene encoding protein S100-A10, with the protein MPSQMEHAMETLMFTFHKYAGDKNHLGKEDLRALMEKEFPGFLENQQDPMALDKIMKDLDQCRDGKVGFQGFFSLVAGLTIACNDYFVLHMKQKGRK; encoded by the exons ATGCCGTCCCAGATGGAGCACGCCATGGAGACCCTCATGTTCACCTTCCACAAGTACGCGGGTGACAAGAACCACCTGGGCAAGGAGGACCTGCGGGCGCTGATGGAGAAGGAGTTCCCCGGCTTCCTGGAG AACCAGCAGGACCCGATGGCCCTGGACAAGATCATGAAGGACCTGGACCAGTGCCGGGACGGCAAGGTGGGCTTCCAGGGCTTCTTCTCGCTGGTGGCCGGGCTCACCATCGCCTGCAACGACTACTTTGTCCTGCACATGaagcagaagggcaggaagTGA